CATAATTTTGTACAATTAGACTAAAATCAGAAAAAGAAGTTGAACATGTGAGAACCCCAAAACCAAAAAACAAGGCCATGTAAACATCAGAGTTTTGGAGATCTAAGCGGAAAAAATTCCAAGATTACACGCAGGAGGTGATAAAGTTGTGAAAACATTGCGAGACGTATGCAGGAATCTACACAGGTGGGGTTTGCTTCATCTTGTGAACATCTGTCACAATATCATGCAACTCGGGAAAGACTGTTACGATTGCTAGTTCAAGTAATCCGTATGCAAGCTGCTTCAAACACACCTCAGACTGCAAATATTAGAGTTGGATTATTAGCATTCGAGATTTATGCACATTTAAGAACAGACGAGGACAGGATATTTGAGAAATTTGGCAATCAATACGAAAAACTACCTGGAGGAAATAATATACATCTTTTGCACAACGCTTGTATTGATTATTACCGATCAAGCTGACCAATGTACTAGGCGCTCCATCTAAAAAAAGCGAATCATTTTAGGCATGTCACGGTCAAATggtcaaatttttaaaaaagcgGAAGAGATGAATCCTTACTAAAGATCATCTTCTTGATATCACTAGCCCTTCGAGCAGCCTCAAGCTGCTCCTCGAACGTTGCTTGTTTATTGATCTTACTGCCAGATGATTGACTTGTGGCTAAGGGAGAATCTTGATCAGATTGAGGACCAGTCCGACTTTGACCATTTACTTTAGTAAAAAATATGCCTTCGGGCCACAGAACCTAACACAAAAGCCCATCACTAAGACTGGAAATCATTCTTTCTCTACGGTACTATCCACATATTGATAACTTAAAAGCATTACTACATCAACTTTAAAATTGTAGTTTATTTGACATTTGAAGTCAAATATGTTAGACCAAATCCGTATTAAATGTCGATGAAGTTGGAAAAATCAACAGAAATATTTTCCATAAAATTCAGTTTTTGCAAAAACATTGTAGGCTATAAAGTTGGATTagattattattacatatatactaCTCCATAAAACTGTATTACACATAAGGCTTTTTAAGTTAGGAATAGAAACTTACATCTTGTATCCAACGAATCCCACTAGCCACAATGTCGTCTCTCCTAAGCCAATGTATTTGTCTCAAGAGCCAGTCGTCAATGGCATCTTCCATCATTAACTGCAAAATTTGCTTCGATATCCAAAACACCTGACGCCTTCACAATAAAAGCATGATCTTTAGAAACGGTAGAAAAATTGACAATATTACAACTACTTATCATATACCTTCTAAAAAGAAACCAAGCATATTTGCTATGTGTTTCATTGTTTCATACAAATAGCCAAATTGACATAATATTGCTAGTATTGCACTTCAGTGACTCAAAAGCGATGGCATCCTGTTAAACTTCATTAATTTTGTATTCAAGGATCAATGTACTCTTTCCAGTCCTGTCAAAAACTTCCATTTAACTTATGAATATAATTCCCCATCTTTCCCAATCCTAGTATCAATGATTCGTTATTATCCTCGCAGTAGATAATACTTAACCTCTAATTTTCCTTTTCCTCATCTTAAGTGTCATTTGCCTCCCCATGGTCCTTAACTTGTTGAAGAGTTCTATGTATGTTCTATCTCTAGCACCTCTTGCTGTTCCGTTTTGGCTAGTCCATACGTTAGGCCTCTCTAAAATTGTTACAGACATGAGATAGTTTATAGCATCCATCATCTCTGGAGGTCTCCACATTAACccccaacccccccccccccccccccccccccaaaacaacaaagaaaataaaaagttccTTAAGTTTATGCTTACCAGCCATACTTTCTCTAACCATTACTTTCACTACCCTCTACATGGATGTCTCTTTCAAGGCTCCACAACCTAATTCTAAGAGTGTTCAAAACTGGTACCTCATCTATGTTGTTCCTAATCTAAAAAATAGGTCTTCTCAACTAAGAGATTCAATAAAAAGCTCAATTGGAATCTGGCAACCAAAGCCTGTGTCGCGTAGCACCCTAGAAACATGTTTCTTAATGATAAATACCATTTGATATTCTTTCCTAGAACGCACACTTCATTGGCTTTTTTCAACAATCATCTACAATTATTAGAAGTGTTATTAAATGCCCACAAAGTACATCCAACTTTTGGTTGCTGCTAATGCAACACCTTCAAAAAAATTATCCACAAGAGACGCAAAATCCTAACCAACTATGACCCAGGGGATATTCATCTTATACTACTTGTAACAACCCTGTTAGGAACAGCTGCACAGCGCCACGCCCACACCGGAAGTAATTAAGCAAGATAAATAAAGAACATGAGAAtataacgtggtatctcacacaatGTGTGTGAACTAATCTACAGCTGCAACTagggttttatttattaagcTCAGTACATCCAAGGGCCTAAAGTCATCCCAAAGGCCTTCAAACCCAACAAATTCAACCTAAATTGTCAAGCTAAGCCAGGTATAAACTAGATATATCACTCCACATTATCtttgaagtataaataaatacttataCAAGGAGCCTCACATTTTATAGTCAGTCACAACCAACATGATACAGAAGTTACAATTGTAATCAACGCCTAAATCCACACTCCCTATGGGGAGTGCTCACAAGTCTCAACTAATAAATCCGAACTACCCATGGAGCCTCTACATTTCTAAACCCTCGCTGTTTACCCAAACAAACCCTTCCAGCTCCTGCAAAACTACTTGACCTAACAAAACTGATAACTAGCTGTCTAGCTACCCAGCCACAATTATGACCATGTATCCTCTTTTTAGTTTCAATCTCAAGCACATCAATAATAAGCTCTTATATGTGTAATTTCAATTTCTGAGTCCTAAAATATAACTTACGATTGATGGGTAAATTCAAGTAGTACGTAGGATTTCAtgcatgtgtttttttttttgaacggcaacaTGTTACCACAGAGTTACCAGGTTATTAGTCATGAAAACAGAATGATAACACAGGTAGGAAGAGGGGGGACAACTAACCTCAACCAGCCTCTTCGATTGAGTTGGAATACCTTGTCCACTAGATTTAGCAAGGGAACACTAACGTTAGGGGGGGTCCACTGCAAGGAAATAAGAGACGAATTATTTAGAAAAAGCTAAAACATCAATACAGGGTAGGTCATAGATACCTTCgtaacatacatatacataaataaagcAGAGGAAAACTATATACTTTGATCTTAAAACGATAAGCGAGACGTTTCCTAAAACCTACAAAAGACCATTTGCACCATAGGCTCAAGTCTTATGTTGTTACTGGTCCTTGTAAGTATAAGCAAATGTATGAAATTGCCCTTGATATCACGTGTGTTTGATAGCATGCAACAAATTGACTCACATGGCCTCAATGTGGAGCAgttaacataaaaataaaaataaaatgaaaaaacaaccTCTGCTGGCACACCGAGCGGATCTTCCACGCGATTTGATGTTGACGGAAAATTGGCAGCCATGTTGAGTATTTCAGACCGCACCCCTAAACTAGCTCTTTTTTCAAGATCTAAGCTTCGTATAAGTTCATCATGTTTGACAACCCTAGGTGGAAATTCTTTCGAATTTAACTCATTGTCTGAATGCCACCCATTAATTTTTTCAGTAGAGTTCATCTCATTATCAGAAAGACTATTAGCCGATTCTGAGGTTGTTTGTCTAGTGAAGGAGTTACTAAGTTCATCTGCTTTCCATGTTAAACTGCTGCTTGTAGCCAAAGGCAAGGGTTCATAAGTGAAAGTTGGGCCAACAACTTTCCGCATTAAACCATCTGAAACGCCTTTAAATTGACGGACAATATCGTCCACGGCATCATCCACATTGACTGTTAtttcaaagtcaaaatttagataatttaataatcaataacTACATGAAGGACAAAAGCAACATAAGCATATGGACATTCAATTTGAAAGTGAGTCTATATAATCAGAATAAGTAATAGCATAACAGGTCACAGAATATGGTGTCTGGATGTGCTCAAGTTCATAACAAccagataattagttatttgaCTGTTTTGACATATTTTGAATGATTCAAGGAATTAATACATACAATGGTCAATGGCAATTCTTGAACAAATATAGGAAATGTCTTGTAATGTAAGATAGGAATAAAAGTCTCCCAAATTGGGTTGAAAATGGGTAATTAGGTAATTTTATTCTAACCCCTTGACAATCAGTTTCGTTCAGCTGGTAATGGAACTCCAAGATTGATCAATTAACACcaaattaatcaaattaaaagcAGAATTCGCCCTATCCAAATAAAGTCAGATTACCAGTTCAAAATGCAAATCAAGAAAGACCCCCAAGTACGACAGTATATCAGATAGAAGTTAAGAGCACACACCTGCTAGCGTTCTCATTACAGAAGACGACTTTCCGAAAGAGTAATTCTACAATAACGACATAAATAATTAGCGTGGATGGAAGAGCTTTATCTTCATACATATTAACCCAAAATGGTACATAAACTGCCGGAAAATAGAATCACCTTTGAAGAAATACTCAAAAAGTCCCACACTTCATGTTGCTCCGCGACATTAGCTATAGACAAAAGATCCTACGAAGAAGAAAAAATCAGTTCAACCTTTGACATTTCATAAATTGCGTTTCTCAAGGTAGTTTCAACAGAGGGAGGGATACAGGACCATACTTGTAGATATTTATCAAGCTGAATGCAACGTTGGTGAACAAAGGCATCTTCTGTACTCGACGAAAATATCCTTTTAGGAGGTAAATGTAATGTATAGTTTGGAATGTCCTTAAGTTGACGATGCAATCTCTCAAAGTTTCGGTATCTGATAACATATAAGCAAATATACGAGTAAATATTTGTTTCCCAGAACCATATAAACAAACTTGTAACTTGAGAGGAGTCAAGAACAAGACCTTCTTTTCACAAACCAAGTGTTTTTTTCGGCGTCTGTTACTGCAATGGAATAGACTGCAAAAGACTTTGACCCAAGTTTCTCAAAATATGCTCCCAGAACCTGTAGAAATCACATAGCAGTAGCCAGTTTTGGCGCTTATGAGCATAGTGAGAAAAACATAAAGAAACCAATTGATATAAGTCATAAATTCAATTTTACATCATGCCACATATTATGAATCTCAAAGGGCATATAAGAACAATCTTACGTGACAATGAGCAGACAtgctaaaaaaaacacattcttACCCGACACTTGAGCTTTGGGTTATATCCTTCAATGCGTAATACTTTATCAGAAGCAACATTAACATGAGATCCATCATTTCTGCCAGCATTTGCACTATAAAACTCTGAGATAATAGACCTACTCACTTGGTCCGGATATGCAGTATCAACCATAATTTGCTTGTCCAAATCAGAAGCGCTATTTGACTTTCTAAAAGTACTTTTACGTCCACCACCAACAGCATAATCCTCTTCAACTCTGTCATCAAGAGTCAACATGTGAGTTTGCCCACCATCCAGATATTGGTCTCTCCGTTGAGCATCCAACTGACCATCTAGACGAGGTTTAGGGGGAATCTGTCCTGAAGCCCTACCAATGCTGGTTGAAGTCTCAAGCTTCTTAGATGACATTTCCTTCCCCGAATTTTTATCAATACCACTTTTAAGTCCTCGAGCAGCATTCTTCTGATCAATCTTCTGAGCTTTCTTTTTATAGTTTCTTCCTTTAGTCCACATGTCTTCAAGATTTTCAGGCTGAAGAACCTCCGTCCTTCTCTGAGTTGCCGCCTCAAGAACCCGAGCCCAATCAGCAGACCGTAACTGCTTTGTTTCTGCTTGAACTACACCTGTAACTCTAATGTGTGAACCATCTAATGGAACTTCTTGTGCCACATCGCTCTTTTGATGATAAGAATATTCGGGATTTTTTGCAGAGCTTGGAGTAGTAGATTGATCCGGCTTATGGTCTTCACCCGCCTCTTTACATTCCTCATTAGCAGAGGCAAGAAAAATAAGTTCAAGCAACTCATTAATGTACCCAGGGCTTGCAAATCTCATTACGGGTTCCATCACCAAGCATGTTAAAAGCTCACGGCAGATGCATCGAACTAAAGCTGATTGAGCTTCTCGTGGTCGTAGAACTACAGCTAAGACAGCCCCCATGATCCGTTGAAGATACTATAAAATCAATAGAAAGTGTTAGTGTTTGCATGATAAAGATTATGTTAAATATCACGTTAGATCAAAACACTCCACTCACACCTTGTACTCACTCTCGGGAGACAGTACAGCTGGATGAAGCTCATTGGAAACCATGAGATGGTgtttaattctttcatctctttcTTCTGAAGATAATGTTACCATAACTTCTACACCAATTGCTGCTTGGTTTTTTCTAAAAAGCTCTAAGTGGACCCCCACCAGATCAACGACGTCTCTGAAACAATAAAAACTATTAGTTTGGAGCAAAAAGATTCATAATTGATGCAAGTCTTCTGAGTTCTAACAGTATGTTTGGATGTGCTGCTTTGAACTTTTGAAGTGATCATTGAGACTTGAACAAAATAGCGATTAAATAACCAGTTTGTTTACAGCAACTCTGTATCTGATCATCTTAAGTTTGACCCTATATAAGCAAATAGCATACTCGTAGGGGGTTCAAAATACATTATTTGACATGATATGGAATACGGAATACCCCATAATCATATTACCTAGACATCAGAACCGATTATGGCACCTCCATTTCTGAAAAACTGTTTAaatgcacatccaaacacccccaAAGACCTACTAAAGAAGATGTTCTAGGCATACCCACCTCGTTAACAAGTCGACAAGGTTTATATTCTTAACTCTTGCAGATATTTCAGCAAGAACATCCATAATAATTGTCCGTATCAACTCAGGTGCCTCCTTATCCGGTGTGATATCTGAATACCATAAATCAACAACAAAGTCTTGCAAAAGCTTGTTAATAAAATCCTCCATCGCAGACTCAACAACCGGAGAATCAATTTTCCTCTTCCATTTAGGCGGTGGAGGCAAGGTGGAAAGCCGTGAATCGTTCACAGACAATTGTTTCTTTTCCAAGTGTGACAAATATGTTTCCGGCCGGGTATTCCTGGTCTTCCATCGAAACTCAACTTCATTTAACAAGATCCGTGATCCCGAAACCAAAAGTATAGCTATAGGAACATTCATCCACATTGACTTACTAGTATCTG
The sequence above is drawn from the Erigeron canadensis isolate Cc75 chromosome 4, C_canadensis_v1, whole genome shotgun sequence genome and encodes:
- the LOC122597914 gene encoding uncharacterized protein LOC122597914; the encoded protein is MNKAMESLQDLIEEAKLRTVWWALCIFAVSYFLTNTSKSMWMNVPIAILLVSGSRILLNEVEFRWKTRNTRPETYLSHLEKKQLSVNDSRLSTLPPPPKWKRKIDSPVVESAMEDFINKLLQDFVVDLWYSDITPDKEAPELIRTIIMDVLAEISARVKNINLVDLLTRDVVDLVGVHLELFRKNQAAIGVEVMVTLSSEERDERIKHHLMVSNELHPAVLSPESEYKYLQRIMGAVLAVVLRPREAQSALVRCICRELLTCLVMEPVMRFASPGYINELLELIFLASANEECKEAGEDHKPDQSTTPSSAKNPEYSYHQKSDVAQEVPLDGSHIRVTGVVQAETKQLRSADWARVLEAATQRRTEVLQPENLEDMWTKGRNYKKKAQKIDQKNAARGLKSGIDKNSGKEMSSKKLETSTSIGRASGQIPPKPRLDGQLDAQRRDQYLDGGQTHMLTLDDRVEEDYAVGGGRKSTFRKSNSASDLDKQIMVDTAYPDQVSRSIISEFYSANAGRNDGSHVNVASDKVLRIEGYNPKLKCRVLGAYFEKLGSKSFAVYSIAVTDAEKNTWFVKRRYRNFERLHRQLKDIPNYTLHLPPKRIFSSSTEDAFVHQRCIQLDKYLQDLLSIANVAEQHEVWDFLSISSKNYSFGKSSSVMRTLAVNVDDAVDDIVRQFKGVSDGLMRKVVGPTFTYEPLPLATSSSLTWKADELSNSFTRQTTSESANSLSDNEMNSTEKINGWHSDNELNSKEFPPRVVKHDELIRSLDLEKRASLGVRSEILNMAANFPSTSNRVEDPLGVPAEWTPPNVSVPLLNLVDKVFQLNRRGWLRRQVFWISKQILQLMMEDAIDDWLLRQIHWLRRDDIVASGIRWIQDVLWPEGIFFTKVNGQSRTGPQSDQDSPLATSQSSGSKINKQATFEEQLEAARRASDIKKMIFNGAPSTLVSLIGNNQYKRCAKDVYYFLQSEVCLKQLAYGLLELAIVTVFPELHDIVTDVHKMKQTPPV